A single region of the Pseudomonas solani genome encodes:
- a CDS encoding lipopolysaccharide kinase InaA family protein — MKLAELAGAGRAPNLPLAVDAADGLELIRLFRVLPGQRYVGLARWQGREVLAKLMVGAKAERHYQRELAGAKLLAQQGLPTPALLAEGFAAGQGGWLLFDYLEGASSLWDEWRAVEAEAPLSDGQQAVLGEALALIGQLHGKGLVQEDLHLDNILRHQGALQLIDGGGVRGESPGQSLARGKVLANLGVFFAQLPADLDPFLEELLVHYLLANGEHALPLEMLQKEIARVRRWRLRDFLAKVGRDCSLFSVIGSAFGFRAARRDALDALSPLLDDPDAALAAGRLLKGGGTATVAQVEAGGRQLLLKRYNIKGPLHWLKRFWRPSRAWHSWKEGNRLAFLGIATPQPLAMIERRWCWLRSRAYLITEYLPGHDIIARFQEAQADPQGNGLPAEADLQALDRLFAALIRERISHGDLKGHNLFWQNGAWCLIDLDAVQQHRSERSFARAYARDRARFLRNWPADSALHQLLDRRLPKDSFKPGA, encoded by the coding sequence TTGAAGCTGGCCGAACTCGCCGGTGCCGGGCGTGCACCGAACCTGCCACTGGCCGTGGATGCCGCGGATGGCCTGGAGCTGATCCGCCTGTTCCGCGTGCTGCCCGGGCAGCGTTACGTCGGGCTCGCCCGCTGGCAGGGCCGCGAGGTGCTGGCCAAGCTGATGGTCGGCGCCAAGGCCGAGCGTCATTACCAGCGGGAGCTGGCCGGTGCAAAACTGCTCGCCCAGCAGGGGTTGCCGACGCCTGCGCTGCTGGCCGAAGGCTTTGCCGCAGGGCAGGGCGGCTGGCTGCTGTTCGACTACCTGGAAGGCGCCAGCAGCCTGTGGGACGAGTGGCGCGCGGTGGAAGCCGAGGCACCGCTCTCCGATGGCCAGCAGGCCGTGCTGGGTGAGGCCCTGGCCCTGATCGGGCAATTGCATGGCAAGGGGCTGGTCCAGGAAGACCTGCATCTGGACAACATCCTTCGCCACCAGGGTGCGCTGCAACTGATCGATGGTGGCGGCGTACGTGGTGAATCCCCCGGGCAGAGCCTGGCGCGGGGCAAGGTGCTGGCCAACCTCGGAGTGTTCTTCGCCCAGCTGCCGGCGGACCTCGACCCCTTCCTCGAAGAGTTGCTGGTGCACTACCTGCTGGCCAACGGCGAGCACGCGTTGCCGCTGGAGATGTTGCAGAAGGAGATCGCCCGGGTACGCCGCTGGCGCCTGCGCGACTTCCTCGCCAAGGTCGGCCGTGATTGCAGCCTGTTCAGCGTGATCGGCTCGGCCTTCGGTTTCCGCGCCGCCCGGCGTGATGCGCTGGATGCCCTGTCGCCGTTGCTGGACGACCCCGACGCGGCCCTCGCCGCCGGTCGTCTGCTCAAGGGCGGTGGCACCGCCACGGTGGCGCAGGTGGAAGCCGGCGGGCGGCAATTGCTGCTCAAGCGCTACAACATCAAGGGCCCGCTGCACTGGCTGAAGCGCTTTTGGCGCCCCAGCCGTGCCTGGCACAGCTGGAAGGAGGGCAATCGCCTGGCCTTCCTCGGCATCGCCACCCCGCAGCCCCTGGCCATGATCGAGCGCCGCTGGTGCTGGCTGCGCAGCCGCGCCTACCTGATTACCGAATATCTGCCCGGGCACGATATAATCGCCCGTTTTCAGGAAGCCCAGGCCGATCCGCAAGGCAATGGCTTGCCGGCCGAAGCCGATCTGCAGGCGCTGGACCGCTTGTTCGCCGCGCTGATCCGTGAGCGCATCAGCCATGGCGACCTCAAGGGACACAACCTGTTCTGGCAGAACGGCGCCTGGTGCCTCATCGATCTGGATGCCGTGCAGCAACACCGAAGCGAGCGCAGTTTCGCCCGGGCCTACGCCCGCGACCGTGCCCGCTTCCTGCGCAACTGGCCCGCCGATTCGGCGTTGCACCAGTTGCTGGACCGACGTTTACCGAAAGACAGCTTCAAGCCGGGTGCTTGA
- the ilvE gene encoding branched-chain-amino-acid transaminase codes for MSMADRDGVIWYDGELVPWREATTHVLTHTLHYGMGVFEGVRAYNTPDGTAIFRLQAHTDRLFDSAHIMNMQIPWTKDQINEATRAAVRENNLESAYIRPMVFYGSEGMGLRATGLKVHVIVAAWNWGAYMGEEALQKGIKVRTSSFTRHHVNISMTRAKSNGAYINSMLALQEAISGGADEAMMLDPEGYVAEGSGENIFIIKDGVLYTPEVTACLNGITRNTVLRLAEEQGLKLVEKRITRDEVYIADEAFFTGTAAEVTPIREVDGRKIGIGSRGPVTEKLQKAYFDLVTGKTAAHAEWRTLVK; via the coding sequence ATGTCGATGGCCGATCGTGATGGCGTGATCTGGTATGACGGCGAACTGGTGCCGTGGCGCGAAGCGACCACTCACGTACTGACCCATACCCTGCACTACGGGATGGGCGTGTTCGAAGGCGTGCGTGCCTACAACACCCCGGACGGCACGGCGATCTTCCGCCTGCAGGCACACACCGACCGCCTGTTCGACTCCGCTCACATCATGAACATGCAGATCCCGTGGACCAAGGACCAGATCAACGAGGCCACCCGCGCCGCCGTGCGTGAGAACAACCTCGAAAGCGCCTACATCCGCCCGATGGTGTTCTACGGAAGCGAAGGCATGGGCCTGCGTGCCACCGGCCTGAAGGTCCACGTCATCGTCGCCGCCTGGAACTGGGGCGCGTACATGGGCGAGGAAGCGCTGCAGAAGGGCATCAAGGTGCGCACCAGCTCCTTCACCCGCCACCACGTAAACATCTCCATGACCCGCGCCAAATCCAACGGTGCCTACATCAACTCGATGCTTGCCCTGCAGGAAGCCATTTCCGGCGGCGCCGACGAGGCCATGATGCTGGACCCGGAAGGCTACGTGGCCGAGGGTTCCGGCGAGAACATCTTCATCATCAAGGACGGTGTGCTCTACACCCCCGAAGTGACCGCCTGCCTCAACGGCATCACCCGCAACACCGTGCTGCGCCTGGCCGAAGAGCAGGGCCTGAAGCTGGTCGAGAAGCGCATCACCCGTGACGAGGTGTACATCGCCGACGAAGCCTTCTTCACCGGCACCGCCGCTGAAGTCACCCCGATTCGCGAAGTCGACGGCCGCAAGATCGGCATCGGCAGCCGTGGTCCGGTGACCGAGAAGCTGCAGAAGGCCTACTTCGACCTGGTGACCGGCAAGACCGCCGCGCACGCCGAGTGGCGCACCCTGGTCAAATAA
- the waaC gene encoding lipopolysaccharide heptosyltransferase I, translating into MRVLLVKTSSLGDVIHTLPALTDAARAIPGIQFDWVVEEGFAEIPAWHPAVAQVIPVAIRRWRKNLMQTIRSGEWKRFKARLRETRYDLIIDAQGLFKSAWLTRYAKAPVAGLDRESAREPIAARFYDQAHSVAWGQHAVERVRQLFAKALDYPLPTTTGDYGLSRSLLADAPGSAPYLLFLHGTTWDTKHWPEAYWRDLAERVCEHGWNLRLPWGSPNEKARAERIAEGLENAAVLPKLSLAGMAKVLAGARACVAVDTGLGHLAAALDVPTLSLYGPTNPGFTGAYGRSQVHLGSDFPCAPCLKKTCTYQPTEEDKRRFDLKREQPLCFTRLNPQRVATQLEALLLTEDTH; encoded by the coding sequence ATGAGGGTTTTGCTGGTCAAGACCTCGTCCCTGGGTGATGTGATCCACACGCTGCCGGCGCTCACGGATGCCGCCCGGGCCATCCCCGGCATCCAGTTCGACTGGGTGGTGGAGGAGGGTTTCGCCGAGATTCCCGCCTGGCACCCGGCGGTGGCGCAGGTCATCCCGGTGGCCATCCGCCGCTGGCGCAAGAACCTGATGCAGACCATCCGCAGCGGCGAGTGGAAGCGCTTCAAGGCGCGCCTGCGCGAGACCCGCTACGACCTGATCATCGACGCCCAGGGACTGTTCAAGAGTGCCTGGCTGACCCGTTACGCCAAGGCGCCCGTTGCCGGGCTGGACCGCGAGTCCGCCCGCGAACCCATCGCCGCGCGCTTCTACGATCAGGCCCACTCCGTGGCCTGGGGACAGCACGCCGTCGAGCGTGTACGCCAGTTGTTCGCCAAGGCGCTGGACTACCCGCTGCCGACCACCACCGGCGACTACGGGCTCAGCCGTTCGCTGCTGGCCGATGCACCGGGCAGCGCGCCTTATCTGCTGTTCCTGCACGGCACCACCTGGGACACCAAGCACTGGCCGGAAGCCTACTGGCGTGACCTGGCCGAACGGGTCTGCGAGCACGGCTGGAACCTGCGCCTGCCCTGGGGCAGCCCGAACGAGAAGGCACGGGCCGAGCGCATCGCCGAGGGCTTGGAAAACGCCGCGGTGCTCCCCAAATTATCCCTGGCCGGCATGGCCAAGGTGTTGGCGGGCGCCCGTGCCTGCGTGGCGGTCGACACCGGCCTGGGCCATCTGGCAGCGGCGCTGGACGTCCCGACCCTGTCGCTCTACGGGCCGACCAACCCCGGCTTCACCGGTGCCTACGGCCGTTCGCAGGTGCACTTGGGCAGCGACTTCCCCTGTGCGCCCTGCCTGAAGAAGACCTGCACCTACCAGCCGACCGAGGAAGACAAGCGCCGCTTCGACCTGAAACGCGAGCAGCCCCTGTGCTTCACCCGGCTGAATCCGCAGCGCGTGGCCACCCAGCTGGAGGCCCTGCTGCTGACCGAGGACACTCACTGA
- the waaF gene encoding lipopolysaccharide heptosyltransferase II, which translates to MNILIVGPSWVGDMVMAQTLFQCLKARHGDCQIDVLAPEWSRPILERMPEVRQALSFPLGHGVLELATRRRIGKSLAGRYDQAILLPNSLKSALVPFFAGIPKRTGWKGEMRYGLLNDIRKLDKARYPLMIERFMALAYEPGAELPQPYPRPTLNIEPASRDAALAKFGLSLDRPILALCPGAEFGEAKRWPAEHYAKVAELKVRDGWQVWLFGSKNDHPGGEDIRMRLIPGLREEVINLAGQTSLAEAIDLMSCSGAVVSNDSGLMHVAAALNRPLVAVYGSTSPLFTPPLAEQVEVVRLGLECSPCFDRTCRFGHYNCLRQLKPRPVMDALGRLVADPAEVAE; encoded by the coding sequence ATGAATATTCTGATCGTTGGCCCCTCCTGGGTGGGCGACATGGTGATGGCGCAGACACTCTTCCAGTGCCTGAAGGCCCGCCATGGCGACTGCCAGATCGACGTCCTGGCACCCGAGTGGAGCCGGCCCATTCTCGAGCGCATGCCCGAGGTGCGCCAGGCCCTGAGCTTCCCGCTCGGCCACGGCGTGCTGGAACTGGCCACGCGCCGCCGCATCGGCAAGTCCCTCGCCGGTCGTTATGACCAGGCGATCCTCCTGCCCAACTCGCTGAAGTCCGCGCTGGTGCCCTTCTTCGCGGGCATCCCCAAGCGCACGGGCTGGAAGGGTGAAATGCGCTACGGCCTGCTCAATGACATCCGCAAGCTGGACAAGGCCCGCTATCCGCTGATGATCGAGCGCTTCATGGCCCTGGCCTACGAGCCCGGCGCCGAGCTGCCGCAGCCCTATCCGCGCCCGACCCTGAACATCGAACCGGCGAGCCGCGACGCGGCCCTGGCCAAGTTCGGCCTCAGTCTCGACCGCCCCATCCTCGCCCTGTGCCCCGGCGCCGAATTTGGCGAGGCCAAGCGCTGGCCGGCCGAGCACTACGCCAAGGTCGCCGAGCTGAAGGTCCGCGACGGTTGGCAGGTCTGGCTGTTCGGCTCGAAGAACGACCACCCCGGTGGCGAAGACATCCGCATGCGCCTGATCCCGGGCCTGCGCGAAGAGGTGATCAACCTCGCCGGGCAGACCAGCCTGGCCGAGGCCATCGACCTGATGTCCTGCTCCGGCGCCGTGGTCTCCAACGACTCCGGCCTGATGCACGTAGCCGCTGCGCTGAACCGCCCGCTGGTGGCCGTCTATGGCTCCACCTCACCGCTGTTCACCCCGCCTCTGGCGGAACAGGTGGAGGTGGTGCGCCTGGGCCTGGAATGCAGCCCCTGCTTCGACCGCACCTGCCGCTTCGGCCACTACAACTGCCTGCGCCAGCTCAAGCCGCGCCCGGTGATGGATGCCCTGGGGCGCCTGGTGGCCGATCCGGCCGAGGTCGCTGAATGA
- the rfaP gene encoding lipopolysaccharide core heptose(I) kinase RfaP, which yields MKLVLAQPFKGLWAGRDAFAEVEKLQGEVFRELEARRTLRTEVDGRGYFVKIHRGIGWGEIFKNLITAKLPVLGAGLEWAAIQRLQQVGVPTMTAVAFGERGSNPAQQHSFIVTEELAPTISLEDFSLDWQQNPPPLKLKRALIDEVARMVREMHRAGVNHRDCYICHFLLHTDKPVTPGDFRLSVIDLHRAQVRASTPRRWRDKDLAALYFSALNIGLTRHDKLRFLQVYFQQPLRQVLREEIALLAWMEQKAARLLVRYQRKYVEGAAD from the coding sequence ATGAAGCTGGTGCTCGCACAACCCTTCAAGGGCCTCTGGGCCGGGCGCGACGCCTTCGCCGAGGTCGAGAAGCTGCAGGGCGAGGTCTTCCGTGAGCTGGAGGCCCGGCGCACCCTGCGCACCGAGGTCGACGGGCGCGGCTACTTCGTCAAGATCCACCGTGGCATCGGCTGGGGCGAGATCTTCAAGAACCTGATCACCGCCAAGCTGCCGGTGCTCGGCGCCGGCCTGGAGTGGGCCGCCATCCAGCGCCTGCAGCAGGTGGGGGTGCCGACCATGACCGCGGTGGCCTTCGGCGAGCGCGGGAGCAACCCTGCGCAGCAGCACTCCTTCATCGTCACCGAAGAGCTGGCGCCGACCATCAGCCTGGAAGACTTCAGCCTCGACTGGCAGCAGAACCCGCCGCCGTTGAAGCTCAAGCGCGCACTGATCGACGAGGTGGCGCGCATGGTGCGCGAGATGCACCGCGCGGGCGTCAATCATCGTGATTGCTACATCTGCCACTTCCTCCTGCACACCGACAAGCCGGTCACGCCCGGGGACTTCCGCCTCTCGGTGATCGACCTGCACCGCGCCCAGGTGCGCGCGAGCACGCCGCGCCGCTGGCGCGACAAGGACCTGGCGGCCCTGTATTTCTCGGCGCTGAACATCGGCCTGACCCGCCACGACAAGCTGCGCTTCCTCCAGGTCTATTTCCAGCAACCGCTGCGCCAGGTGCTGCGCGAAGAGATCGCTCTGCTGGCCTGGATGGAACAGAAGGCTGCGCGCCTGCTGGTGCGCTACCAGCGCAAGTATGTGGAAGGAGCAGCGGATTGA
- a CDS encoding lipopolysaccharide kinase InaA family protein has protein sequence MSDWKLAPGLDEGVAGLFADLDAVFALKGDWITGDPLSEVLRIEHAGIRYYVKRYWGAGKGLRRWIGRPRVKAEWQNLKSFSKWGIPTAPLVGWGLERRCGLFHRGALITRELERTADMAALALRDDPRLDDAAWVDGVSRQLARATRAMHDHHFAHNDLKWRNLLVNDEGELFLIDCPTGAFWFGPFLRRRITKDLACLDKVAKYQLSRTQRLRFYLQYRGRQRLNVADKRRIRQIIGFFEGRE, from the coding sequence TTGAGCGATTGGAAACTGGCGCCCGGACTCGACGAAGGCGTCGCCGGCCTGTTCGCCGACCTCGATGCGGTGTTCGCCCTCAAGGGCGACTGGATCACCGGTGACCCGCTTTCCGAAGTGCTGCGGATCGAGCATGCGGGCATCCGCTACTACGTCAAACGCTATTGGGGGGCGGGCAAGGGCCTGCGCCGCTGGATCGGCCGACCGCGGGTCAAGGCCGAATGGCAGAACCTCAAGAGCTTCAGCAAGTGGGGCATTCCCACGGCGCCGCTGGTGGGCTGGGGTCTGGAGCGGCGCTGCGGGCTTTTCCACCGTGGCGCGCTGATCACCCGTGAGCTGGAGCGCACCGCCGATATGGCGGCGCTGGCCTTGCGTGACGACCCGCGCCTGGACGACGCGGCCTGGGTGGATGGCGTCAGCCGCCAGCTGGCCCGCGCCACTCGCGCCATGCACGACCACCACTTCGCCCATAACGACCTGAAGTGGCGCAACCTGCTGGTCAACGACGAGGGCGAGCTGTTCCTCATCGATTGCCCCACCGGCGCCTTCTGGTTCGGCCCCTTCCTGCGGCGCCGCATCACCAAGGACCTGGCCTGCCTGGACAAGGTGGCCAAGTACCAGCTGAGCCGCACCCAGCGCCTGCGTTTCTACCTGCAGTACCGCGGGCGCCAGCGCCTGAACGTCGCCGACAAGCGGCGTATCAGGCAGATCATCGGCTTCTTCGAGGGACGCGAATGA
- a CDS encoding lipopolysaccharide kinase InaA family protein — protein sequence MSDFIAASDRDILARHGLDNFEALWNMQLEAVDAPNTGRGGWSSVFRLDLGDAAYYLKRQSNYLSRSLARPFGEPTFAREFRNIQRYQALEVPALRAAFFAEREVHGERRAILLTRALDGWTELAELLERWSSLGEEQRAAIILAVGALAQRLHAAGQVHGCFYPKHIFLRESGGHYESCLIDLEKTRPLLLGRRDRVKDLEPLVRRANAWGESELRELLVAYLGAEHSSSNIDTWVRRLGARRRNKERRA from the coding sequence ATGAGCGACTTCATCGCCGCCAGTGACCGCGACATCCTGGCCCGTCATGGCCTCGACAACTTCGAGGCGCTGTGGAACATGCAGCTCGAGGCGGTGGACGCCCCCAATACCGGCCGTGGCGGCTGGAGCAGCGTGTTCCGCCTCGACCTGGGTGACGCCGCCTACTACCTCAAGCGGCAGAGCAACTACCTCAGCCGCAGCCTGGCGCGCCCGTTCGGCGAGCCCACCTTCGCCCGCGAATTCCGCAATATTCAGCGTTACCAGGCTCTGGAGGTGCCTGCCTTGCGCGCAGCCTTCTTCGCCGAGCGGGAGGTACACGGCGAGCGCCGCGCCATCCTGCTTACCCGCGCCCTGGACGGCTGGACCGAACTGGCCGAGCTGCTGGAGCGCTGGTCCAGCCTGGGCGAGGAGCAGCGCGCGGCGATCATCCTCGCCGTCGGCGCGCTCGCCCAACGGTTGCACGCGGCCGGCCAGGTGCATGGCTGCTTCTACCCCAAGCACATTTTCCTGCGCGAAAGCGGCGGCCACTACGAGAGCTGCCTGATCGACCTGGAGAAAACCCGCCCGCTGCTGCTGGGGCGCCGGGACCGGGTCAAGGACCTGGAGCCGCTGGTGCGCCGGGCCAACGCCTGGGGCGAAAGCGAGCTCCGCGAATTGCTGGTTGCCTACCTGGGCGCCGAGCATTCCAGCAGCAATATCGATACCTGGGTTCGCCGCCTCGGCGCGCGTCGCCGCAACAAGGAGCGTCGCGCTTGA
- a CDS encoding glycosyltransferase family 4 protein, with the protein MQLAFVLYKYFPFGGLQRDFMRIAQDCQRRGHAIRVYTMIWEGDIPDGFEVLIAPVKALFNHKRNEKFTAWVEADLAKRPVDRVIGFNKMPGLDVYYAADPCFEDKAQTLRNGLYRKWGRYKHFADYERAVFAPESKTQVLMISEVQQPLFVKHYATPAERFHLLPPGIAADRRAPANAAEIRAEFRREFRLADDELLLVQIGSGFKTKGLDRSLRALAALPKALKKRTRLIVIGQDDPKPFILQMKTLGISDQVEILKGRSDIPRFLLGADLLIHPAYNENTGTVLLEALVAGLPVLVTDVCGYAHYIDEARAGRVVPSPFEQEQLNRMLAEMLDSDNARNEWARNGLAFADAADLYSMPQRAADVILQARP; encoded by the coding sequence ATGCAACTGGCATTCGTGCTCTACAAGTACTTCCCGTTCGGCGGCCTGCAGCGCGACTTCATGCGCATCGCCCAGGATTGCCAGCGCCGTGGGCACGCCATCCGCGTCTACACCATGATCTGGGAAGGCGACATCCCGGACGGTTTTGAAGTGCTGATCGCGCCGGTCAAGGCGCTGTTCAACCACAAGCGCAACGAGAAGTTCACCGCCTGGGTCGAGGCCGACCTGGCCAAGCGCCCGGTGGACCGGGTGATCGGCTTCAACAAGATGCCCGGCCTGGACGTGTACTACGCTGCCGACCCCTGCTTCGAGGACAAGGCGCAGACCCTGCGCAACGGCCTGTACCGCAAGTGGGGCCGCTACAAGCACTTCGCCGACTACGAGCGGGCCGTGTTCGCTCCCGAGTCGAAAACCCAGGTGCTGATGATCTCCGAGGTCCAACAACCGCTGTTCGTGAAGCACTACGCCACGCCGGCCGAGCGCTTCCATCTGCTGCCGCCGGGTATCGCCGCTGACCGCCGCGCCCCGGCCAACGCCGCCGAGATCCGCGCCGAGTTCCGCCGCGAGTTCAGGCTGGCGGACGACGAGCTGCTGCTGGTGCAGATCGGCTCCGGCTTCAAGACCAAGGGCCTGGACCGCAGCCTGCGCGCACTGGCCGCGCTGCCCAAGGCGCTGAAGAAACGCACGCGGCTGATCGTCATCGGCCAGGACGACCCCAAGCCTTTCATCCTGCAGATGAAGACGCTGGGTATTTCCGATCAGGTCGAAATCCTCAAGGGGCGCAGCGACATCCCACGCTTCCTGCTGGGCGCCGACCTGCTGATCCACCCCGCCTACAACGAAAACACCGGGACCGTGCTGCTGGAGGCGCTGGTCGCCGGGCTGCCGGTGCTGGTGACCGACGTCTGCGGCTACGCCCACTACATCGACGAGGCCAGGGCAGGCCGCGTGGTGCCGAGCCCCTTCGAACAGGAGCAGCTGAACCGCATGCTGGCCGAAATGCTCGACAGCGATAACGCCCGCAACGAATGGGCCCGCAATGGCCTGGCCTTCGCCGATGCGGCGGACCTCTACAGCATGCCGCAGCGCGCGGCTGACGTGATCTTGCAGGCGCGCCCATGA